Proteins found in one Candidatus Krumholzibacteriia bacterium genomic segment:
- a CDS encoding FAD-binding oxidoreductase — translation MSRTDGAFAPEAIESLSARLRGPVLLPGSEAYEDGRSIYNAMIDKRPGAIVRCRDVADVVACVDFARERGVELAVYGGGHNGAGLALCDDGLVADLGPMNGVHVDTRSRAVRVGGGCTWGDVDHATHPFGLAVPSGIISTTGVGGLTLGGGHGYLTRRYGLTVDNLLAAEVVLADGRIVTASEDEHPDLFWALRGGGGNFGIVTSFLFRGRPVHTVYGGPIVWPITEAREALRWYRDFIREAPRELYGWFGFHRVPTGSPFPEELHGHHGCVVTWCYTGPLERAEEVFRPIRERSEPVLDMIGPMPYPKLQSMFDEIYYPPGLQWYWKADFVGDIGEDALDVHERFGTDLPTERSTMHLYPIDGAVHDVSPEDTAFRYRDVTWSRVIVGVDPEPDEAERITRWAQDYWRALHPYSAGGGYVNFMMEEGQDRVAAAYRENYERLVEVKTKYDPDNLFHVNQNIRPRAGAR, via the coding sequence ATGAGCAGGACCGACGGAGCCTTCGCTCCGGAGGCCATCGAGTCGCTCTCTGCCCGTCTGCGGGGTCCGGTCCTCCTGCCCGGGAGCGAGGCCTACGAAGACGGTCGCTCCATCTACAACGCGATGATCGACAAACGACCCGGCGCCATCGTCCGCTGCCGGGACGTGGCCGACGTGGTCGCGTGCGTCGACTTCGCGCGCGAGCGCGGGGTCGAACTGGCCGTGTACGGTGGGGGGCACAACGGAGCCGGTCTGGCCCTGTGCGACGACGGTCTGGTCGCCGACCTCGGTCCGATGAACGGTGTGCACGTCGACACCCGATCCCGGGCGGTTCGCGTCGGTGGAGGATGTACCTGGGGCGACGTGGACCACGCCACGCATCCCTTCGGACTGGCCGTTCCCAGCGGGATCATCTCGACCACCGGGGTCGGTGGTCTCACACTGGGCGGAGGGCACGGATACCTCACGCGTCGCTACGGTCTCACCGTCGACAACCTGCTCGCGGCCGAGGTGGTGCTCGCCGACGGTCGGATCGTGACCGCGAGCGAGGACGAGCACCCGGATCTGTTCTGGGCGCTTCGGGGCGGGGGCGGCAACTTCGGGATCGTCACGTCCTTCCTGTTCCGCGGTCGGCCGGTGCACACGGTCTACGGCGGTCCGATCGTGTGGCCGATCACAGAAGCCCGGGAGGCGCTGCGTTGGTACCGGGACTTCATCCGCGAGGCGCCACGAGAGCTGTACGGGTGGTTCGGCTTCCACCGCGTGCCGACCGGGTCTCCGTTCCCCGAGGAACTACATGGTCACCACGGCTGTGTCGTCACGTGGTGTTACACCGGCCCCCTCGAAAGGGCAGAAGAGGTCTTCCGTCCGATCCGCGAGCGGAGCGAGCCGGTGCTCGACATGATCGGGCCGATGCCGTACCCCAAGCTGCAGTCGATGTTCGACGAGATCTACTATCCACCGGGTCTGCAGTGGTACTGGAAGGCCGACTTCGTCGGTGACATCGGTGAGGACGCGTTGGACGTCCACGAGCGGTTCGGGACGGACCTTCCGACCGAACGGTCGACCATGCACCTGTATCCCATCGACGGGGCCGTGCACGACGTCTCGCCCGAGGACACGGCCTTCCGTTACCGCGACGTCACGTGGTCACGGGTGATCGTCGGTGTCGATCCCGAGCCGGATGAAGCGGAGCGCATCACACGTTGGGCGCAGGACTACTGGCGGGCGCTGCATCCGTACTCTGCCGGTGGTGGCTACGTGAACTTCATGATGGAAGAGGGCCAGGATCGGGTCGCGGCGGCCTACCGCGAGAACTACGAGAGACTCGTCGAGGTCAAGACGAAGTACGATCCGGACAATCTCTTCCACGTGAACCAGAACATCCGGCCGAGGGCCGGGGCCCGTTGA